A single Micromonospora luteifusca DNA region contains:
- a CDS encoding GTP-binding protein, with protein MDFAGYDPAGGRPGRGIVSAKIVVAGGFGVGKTTLVGAISEITPLTTEALMTAAGVGIDDPSKVPGKETTTVAMDFGRITMAQDLILYLFGTPGQTRFWFMWDEIIRGAVGAAVLVDTRRITDAFAPLDYFENRNLPYVVALNHFDGAPQYELEEVREALAISPQVPLVMTDARHRDSVKQVLVTVVEHAMLRLQSEHGRGFPTPVG; from the coding sequence GTGGACTTCGCAGGCTATGACCCCGCTGGGGGGCGGCCGGGCCGGGGAATCGTCTCCGCGAAGATCGTCGTCGCGGGCGGCTTCGGCGTCGGTAAGACGACACTGGTCGGGGCGATCTCCGAGATCACGCCGCTGACCACCGAGGCGTTGATGACCGCGGCGGGTGTCGGCATCGACGACCCGTCCAAGGTGCCGGGCAAGGAGACCACCACGGTCGCCATGGACTTCGGCCGAATCACCATGGCTCAGGATCTGATCCTGTACCTCTTCGGTACACCTGGTCAGACCCGGTTCTGGTTCATGTGGGACGAGATCATCCGAGGTGCGGTGGGTGCCGCCGTGCTGGTGGACACGCGCCGGATCACCGACGCGTTCGCCCCGCTCGACTACTTCGAGAACCGCAACCTGCCGTACGTGGTGGCCCTGAACCATTTCGACGGCGCTCCCCAGTACGAGCTGGAGGAGGTCCGCGAGGCACTGGCCATCTCGCCACAGGTGCCGCTGGTGATGACCGACGCCCGGCACCGGGATTCGGTCAAGCAGGTGCTGGTGACGGTCGTGGAGCACGCCATGCTTCGGCTCCAGTCCGAGCACGGTCGGGGCTTCCCCACGCCGGTCGGCTGA
- a CDS encoding DUF742 domain-containing protein — protein MDQRRADPRGALVRPYAVTRGRTEPRQDIALEAVLTASPTQVAESRFAGHDKHRIATVCEGRAQSLAEIAAYTRMPLGVARVLVADMVAESLLMLHTAAPAEGFEERMELLGRVLSGLRRL, from the coding sequence ATGGACCAACGACGCGCTGACCCGCGCGGCGCACTGGTACGTCCGTACGCGGTCACCCGTGGTCGTACCGAACCTCGCCAGGACATCGCCCTGGAAGCCGTCCTCACCGCGTCTCCCACCCAGGTCGCCGAGTCCCGCTTCGCCGGGCATGACAAGCACCGCATCGCCACGGTCTGTGAGGGCCGAGCACAGTCGCTGGCGGAGATCGCCGCGTACACCCGGATGCCGCTGGGCGTCGCCCGGGTGTTGGTCGCCGACATGGTGGCCGAGAGCCTGCTGATGTTACACACTGCTGCTCCCGCCGAGGGGTTCGAGGAGCGGATGGAACTGCTTGGAAGGGTGCTAAGTGGACTTCGCAGGCTATGA
- a CDS encoding ABC transporter permease, whose product MTDVRSADPALVAPPPAGSGREAGRAGRGAGLRAGAGAALLPAAGLLVALAAWWLIARLELVHPAALPPPGDVLAAFIDKPAQMLEHTWDTLLEILYGFALSAAAGVLIGLSLASSRTVERMFTPLLVAVNAVPKITLGPLLVVALGWGQKPILTMVFLLCFFPIVLSTATGLTTTPADLAELVRSWNASRWQAFRKVRFPAALPQIFVGLKVAMPLAAIGAVIGEFQAGESGLGYLILQYAGVGDTATAWAAIMLVALVSILLYSALLLIERIALPWVRETTSSR is encoded by the coding sequence ATGACCGACGTCCGGTCGGCGGATCCGGCGCTGGTGGCACCTCCACCCGCGGGTAGTGGCCGCGAGGCGGGACGGGCGGGTCGAGGTGCCGGTCTTCGCGCCGGGGCCGGGGCGGCGCTGCTGCCCGCGGCCGGCCTCCTGGTCGCCCTGGCGGCGTGGTGGCTGATCGCCCGGCTGGAGCTGGTCCACCCGGCCGCTCTGCCACCGCCCGGCGACGTGCTCGCCGCGTTCATCGACAAGCCCGCCCAGATGCTGGAGCACACCTGGGACACCCTGCTGGAGATCCTCTACGGCTTCGCCCTCTCGGCGGCCGCCGGTGTTCTCATCGGACTCTCCCTGGCCAGCTCCCGCACGGTCGAGCGGATGTTCACCCCGCTGCTGGTCGCGGTGAACGCCGTACCGAAGATCACGTTGGGCCCGCTGTTGGTGGTGGCGCTCGGCTGGGGTCAGAAGCCGATCCTGACCATGGTGTTCCTTCTCTGCTTCTTCCCGATCGTGCTCTCCACCGCGACCGGGCTGACCACCACGCCGGCGGACCTGGCGGAGTTGGTGCGCTCCTGGAACGCCTCCCGTTGGCAGGCGTTCCGCAAGGTGCGCTTCCCGGCGGCGCTGCCGCAGATCTTCGTCGGGCTCAAGGTGGCCATGCCACTGGCCGCGATCGGCGCGGTGATCGGCGAGTTCCAGGCCGGCGAGAGCGGCCTCGGCTACCTGATCCTCCAGTACGCCGGAGTGGGCGACACCGCCACCGCGTGGGCGGCGATCATGTTGGTGGCGTTGGTGAGCATCCTGCTCTACTCGGCGCTCCTGCTGATCGAGCGGATCGCGCTGCCCTGGGTGAGAGAAACCACCAGCAGCCGCTAA
- a CDS encoding ABC transporter substrate-binding protein — protein sequence MSPIRSATIAALASAVVATTLTGCQFGGAEQDTSPIVIAADLELSGAAAPVGRAYQRALELKRDQLNSSGALNGRKIELKVKDNRSDSAESLRNIADFSSDSRVSAIIMGGCNECAVGAVGTINEKRIPTIALAASGAIASPVAERRYMFKLGPNAPDSAAALTTELRRNNIRKVGMLVSDDDYGREGATALKSELDKANITLREQKVKTTDTVVSQQIQLLASGKPDALVFWTPPEQATLAATSAQQTTFRGSLFFDASAAGDLFLGAAARATERATMIFTQTMVIDDVIATTPAKAARRQWFQDYTARFGGYNGSSSFAADAVQLIADAERRAGGEVGKVNRNGIRDVLETSQMDGLSGPIRMTPDNHSGLMPQALTTLVARNGRWRLAG from the coding sequence TTGAGCCCCATCCGCTCCGCGACCATCGCGGCGCTCGCATCGGCCGTAGTGGCCACCACGCTCACCGGCTGCCAGTTTGGCGGGGCGGAGCAGGACACGAGTCCGATCGTGATCGCCGCCGACCTCGAACTCTCCGGCGCCGCCGCCCCGGTTGGGCGCGCATACCAGCGCGCGCTGGAACTCAAGAGGGACCAGTTGAACTCCTCCGGCGCACTGAACGGCCGGAAGATCGAGCTGAAGGTGAAGGACAACCGTTCCGACTCGGCCGAGTCACTTCGCAACATCGCCGACTTCAGCAGCGATTCACGCGTCAGCGCCATCATCATGGGTGGCTGCAACGAATGCGCGGTCGGTGCGGTCGGAACCATCAACGAGAAGCGGATTCCCACCATTGCGCTCGCCGCTTCCGGCGCGATCGCCAGCCCGGTCGCCGAACGGCGCTACATGTTCAAGCTGGGCCCCAACGCCCCGGACAGCGCGGCCGCACTGACCACCGAACTGCGCCGCAACAACATCCGCAAGGTGGGGATGCTCGTCAGCGACGACGACTATGGCCGGGAGGGCGCGACCGCACTCAAGAGCGAGCTGGACAAGGCCAACATCACGCTCCGCGAGCAGAAGGTCAAGACGACCGACACCGTCGTCAGCCAGCAAATCCAACTGCTCGCGTCGGGCAAGCCCGACGCGCTGGTCTTCTGGACCCCTCCGGAGCAGGCGACACTGGCCGCCACCAGCGCCCAGCAGACCACCTTCCGAGGGTCGCTCTTCTTCGACGCGAGTGCCGCCGGTGACCTCTTCCTCGGCGCGGCGGCCAGGGCGACCGAGCGGGCCACGATGATCTTCACCCAGACGATGGTGATCGACGACGTGATCGCGACCACACCGGCCAAAGCGGCGCGGCGGCAGTGGTTCCAGGACTACACCGCGCGCTTCGGCGGCTACAACGGTTCCTCGTCCTTCGCCGCGGACGCCGTCCAACTGATCGCCGACGCCGAACGTCGCGCCGGTGGCGAGGTCGGGAAGGTGAACCGCAACGGCATTCGGGACGTGCTCGAAACATCCCAGATGGACGGCCTGTCCGGCCCGATCCGGATGACGCCCGACAACCACAGCGGGCTGATGCCGCAGGCGCTCACCACGTTGGTCGCCCGCAATGGTCGTTGGCGGTTGGCGGGGTAG
- a CDS encoding roadblock/LC7 domain-containing protein, with protein MNRPAAMQDMGWLLTNFADSVAGIAHVVAVSADGLLLASSRDLPGDRADQLAAITSGVVSLTEGAARMFSAGGVLQTVIEMDSGYLFLMSISDGSSMAVLAARSCDVGQVGYEMALLVERVGAALVPLPRDAVRS; from the coding sequence ATGAACAGGCCAGCTGCCATGCAGGACATGGGTTGGCTGCTCACCAACTTCGCCGACAGCGTGGCGGGCATCGCCCACGTGGTGGCGGTGTCCGCCGACGGGCTGCTGCTCGCCTCCTCCCGGGATCTGCCGGGGGACCGGGCGGACCAGCTCGCCGCGATCACCTCCGGCGTAGTGAGCCTGACCGAGGGCGCGGCCCGGATGTTCAGCGCGGGTGGGGTGTTGCAGACAGTCATCGAGATGGACAGCGGGTATCTCTTCCTGATGTCGATCAGTGACGGCTCGTCGATGGCCGTCCTGGCCGCGCGCAGTTGCGACGTCGGCCAGGTGGGCTACGAAATGGCGCTGCTGGTCGAGCGGGTGGGTGCCGCGCTGGTGCCTCTTCCGCGGGACGCGGTGCGCTCGTAG
- the nirB gene encoding nitrite reductase large subunit NirB: MNGGDLVVIGNGMVGQRFVDALRARDPQGRWRVTVLAEEGRPAYDRVRLSAYFDGVSESELNLHTPHDGVRLRLGEPATAIDRVRRVVTTAVGEYRYDMLVLATGSYAFVPPVPGVELPGVFVYRTLDDLAAIRAYAQGRRAGAVIGGGLLGLEAANALRLLGLSTDVVEFAPRLMPVQVDQAGGAMLRRYVDDLGVRTHLGVATTAIRSGPDGGVAALALSDGGAIDAELVVVAAGIRPRDQLARDAGLPLGPRGGVLVDATCRSADERIWAVGECAAVDGTCHGLVAPGYATAEVVADRLVGGAATFPGADTATKLKLLGVDVASFGDAHGTTPGCLDVTFTDPATRVYAKLVLSDDAHTLLGGVLVGDASAYPTLRASVGGPLPAAPLALLAPDGGGADAGALPTTAQVCSCNAVTRGDVDAAIADGCTDVPALKACTRAGTSCGSCVPTLKQLLDAAGVAQSSALCEHFDVSRRELFEIVRVRGIRTFSRLVAEHGRGRGCDICKPVVASILASLGSGHVLDGEQASLQDTNDHFLANLQRDGSYSVVPRIPGGEITPEKLIVIGEVARDFQLYTKITGGQRIDLFGARVEQLPQIWRRLVDAGFESGHAYGKALRTVKSCVGETWCRYGVQDSVGLAIALELRYRGLRAPHKIKSAVSGCARECAEARSKDFGIIATETGWNLYVGGNGGFRPRHADLFATDLSTEALITLIDRFLIYYIRTADRLQRTAGWVEALDGGLDHLRSVIVDDSLGLCAELDAAMARHVATYSDEWRDVLDDPDRLRRYTSFVNAPDVPDPSITFSQERGQPVPAGDSQPARPLPTDGHRRQPVTLGLPEVRR; encoded by the coding sequence GAGCTCAACCTGCACACGCCGCACGACGGGGTGCGGCTGCGACTCGGTGAGCCGGCCACCGCCATCGACCGGGTCAGACGGGTGGTGACCACCGCCGTCGGCGAGTACCGCTACGACATGCTGGTGCTGGCCACCGGGTCGTACGCGTTCGTGCCGCCGGTGCCCGGAGTGGAGCTGCCCGGGGTCTTCGTCTACCGGACCCTGGACGATCTGGCGGCGATCCGGGCTTATGCGCAGGGTCGGCGGGCCGGTGCGGTGATCGGCGGTGGGCTGCTCGGTCTGGAGGCGGCGAACGCCCTGCGGTTGCTGGGCCTCAGCACCGACGTGGTCGAATTCGCGCCCCGGCTGATGCCGGTGCAGGTGGATCAGGCCGGCGGCGCGATGCTCCGTCGCTACGTCGACGACCTGGGCGTACGGACCCATCTCGGGGTGGCGACCACCGCCATCCGATCCGGCCCGGACGGCGGCGTCGCAGCCCTGGCCCTCTCCGACGGTGGTGCCATCGACGCCGAACTGGTGGTGGTCGCCGCCGGGATCCGGCCTCGGGACCAGTTGGCTCGGGACGCCGGCCTGCCCCTGGGTCCACGCGGCGGGGTGCTGGTCGACGCGACCTGCCGCAGCGCCGACGAGCGGATCTGGGCGGTCGGTGAGTGCGCGGCGGTCGACGGCACCTGCCACGGTCTGGTCGCCCCGGGGTACGCGACGGCCGAGGTGGTGGCCGACCGGCTCGTCGGCGGCGCGGCGACCTTCCCGGGTGCCGACACCGCCACCAAGCTCAAGCTGCTCGGCGTCGACGTTGCCTCGTTCGGTGACGCGCACGGCACGACCCCGGGCTGCCTGGACGTCACGTTCACCGACCCGGCCACCCGGGTCTACGCGAAGCTGGTGCTCTCCGACGACGCGCACACCCTGCTCGGCGGGGTGCTGGTCGGTGATGCCAGCGCGTACCCGACGTTGCGGGCCAGCGTGGGTGGCCCGCTGCCGGCCGCGCCACTGGCGCTGCTCGCCCCGGACGGCGGCGGGGCGGACGCCGGTGCGTTGCCCACCACCGCCCAGGTCTGCTCCTGCAACGCGGTGACCCGGGGCGACGTGGACGCCGCCATCGCCGACGGCTGCACCGACGTGCCGGCGTTGAAGGCGTGCACCAGGGCCGGCACCAGCTGCGGTTCCTGTGTTCCGACCCTGAAGCAGCTCCTGGACGCGGCCGGGGTGGCGCAGTCCAGCGCGCTCTGCGAGCACTTCGACGTGAGCCGGCGGGAGCTGTTCGAGATCGTCCGCGTACGCGGCATCCGCACCTTCTCCCGGCTGGTCGCCGAGCACGGTCGGGGGCGTGGCTGCGACATCTGCAAGCCGGTGGTGGCGTCGATCCTCGCGTCGCTGGGCAGCGGTCACGTGCTCGACGGTGAACAGGCGTCGTTGCAGGACACCAACGACCACTTCCTGGCCAACCTGCAACGCGACGGCAGCTACTCGGTGGTGCCCCGGATCCCGGGCGGCGAGATCACCCCGGAGAAGCTGATCGTGATCGGCGAGGTCGCCCGGGACTTCCAGCTCTACACCAAAATCACCGGCGGGCAGCGGATCGACCTGTTCGGGGCGCGGGTCGAGCAGCTACCGCAGATCTGGCGGCGGCTGGTCGATGCCGGCTTCGAGTCCGGCCACGCGTACGGCAAGGCGCTGCGGACGGTGAAGTCCTGTGTGGGCGAGACCTGGTGCCGGTACGGAGTGCAGGACTCGGTGGGGCTGGCCATCGCGCTGGAGTTGCGCTATCGAGGGCTGCGCGCCCCACACAAGATCAAGTCTGCGGTCTCCGGTTGCGCCCGCGAGTGCGCCGAGGCGCGCAGCAAGGACTTCGGCATCATCGCCACCGAGACCGGCTGGAATCTCTACGTCGGTGGCAACGGCGGCTTCCGGCCCCGACACGCCGACCTGTTCGCCACCGACCTGTCCACGGAAGCGCTGATCACGCTGATCGACAGATTCTTGATCTACTACATTCGCACCGCCGACCGGCTGCAACGCACCGCGGGCTGGGTCGAGGCGCTGGACGGCGGTCTGGACCATCTGCGCTCGGTGATCGTGGACGACTCGTTGGGGCTCTGCGCCGAGTTGGACGCCGCGATGGCCCGGCACGTGGCGACGTACTCCGACGAGTGGCGCGACGTGCTCGACGACCCGGACCGGCTACGCCGCTACACCTCCTTCGTCAACGCTCCCGACGTGCCCGACCCGTCGATCACCTTCAGCCAGGAACGCGGCCAGCCGGTGCCAGCCGGCGACTCTCAACCGGCCCGACCACTGCCGACCGACGGTCACCGTCGGCAGCCGGTCACGCTGGGACTACCGGAGGTACGGCGATGA
- a CDS encoding uroporphyrinogen-III synthase — protein MREELAGFTIGVTADRRRDELAALLERRGARVVLAPALRIVPLSDDTELREATRACLEQPPDILMANTGIGMRGWLEAAEGWGLAEPLRSVLASSYVVARGPKARGAIRAAGLHDQWSPASESCDEVVNHLRRRGVAGQVIAMQLHGERQPECTLALEAAGATVIEVPVYRWAPPSDPAPLHRLIDLIAGRLVDAVTFTSAPAAEALLRAAGDRTDAVLSAFRGDVLASCVGAVTAEPLLRHGVPVSAPGRARLGALVRTIVDELPRRTVTFKAGGHLLTLRGHAAVIDGELRPLAPAPMAVLRALAQSPGRVLSRTALLRTLPRGADEHAVEMAVARLRAGLRAPRVVQTIVKRGYRLQVD, from the coding sequence ATGCGGGAAGAACTGGCGGGCTTCACCATCGGGGTGACCGCCGACCGGCGGCGCGACGAGTTGGCCGCGCTGCTCGAACGGCGGGGTGCCCGCGTCGTGCTCGCCCCGGCGTTGCGGATCGTGCCGTTGTCCGACGACACCGAGCTGCGCGAGGCGACCCGCGCCTGCCTCGAACAGCCGCCGGACATCCTGATGGCCAACACCGGCATCGGCATGCGCGGGTGGCTGGAGGCGGCCGAGGGTTGGGGGCTGGCCGAGCCGTTGCGCTCGGTGCTGGCCAGCTCGTACGTGGTGGCCCGCGGCCCGAAGGCGCGCGGCGCGATCCGTGCGGCTGGGCTGCACGACCAGTGGTCGCCCGCGTCGGAGAGCTGCGACGAGGTGGTCAACCACCTGCGCCGGCGCGGCGTGGCCGGGCAGGTGATCGCCATGCAGCTGCACGGTGAGCGGCAGCCCGAATGCACGCTCGCACTGGAGGCTGCCGGTGCCACGGTGATCGAGGTGCCGGTCTACCGCTGGGCCCCGCCGAGCGACCCGGCACCGCTGCACCGGTTGATCGACCTGATCGCCGGCCGGCTGGTGGACGCGGTGACCTTCACCTCGGCGCCGGCCGCCGAGGCGCTGCTGCGGGCGGCCGGGGACCGTACCGACGCGGTGTTGTCCGCGTTCCGCGGCGACGTACTGGCCAGCTGCGTCGGCGCGGTGACGGCCGAGCCGCTGCTGCGGCACGGGGTGCCGGTGAGCGCCCCGGGTCGGGCCCGGCTGGGGGCGCTGGTGCGGACCATCGTCGACGAGTTGCCCCGCAGGACCGTGACGTTCAAGGCCGGCGGGCACCTGCTCACGCTGCGCGGGCACGCCGCGGTCATCGACGGCGAGTTGCGACCACTCGCTCCCGCCCCGATGGCGGTGTTGCGGGCGCTGGCGCAGTCCCCCGGCCGGGTGCTGTCCCGCACGGCGCTGCTGCGGACGCTGCCGCGGGGTGCGGATGAGCACGCGGTGGAGATGGCCGTGGCCCGCCTACGGGCCGGCCTCCGCGCGCCCCGCGTGGTGCAGACCATCGTGAAGCGCGGCTACCGGCTCCAGGTCGACTGA
- a CDS encoding sensor histidine kinase produces MSTGPTTLPALGDSGRPTRRRLPRLRDARIRSKLALILVVPVAAVIALATVRLISVGEGAFDATQARSLTALSIDVSALTQDLQAERMAAAAYLATPQQPADAYNLRVRETQRQVDEYRAERGRVGEVPTALRDRLAAIDSHLSTLDGTRQEVLDRRQMAVAEAVLRYGVILTDLVAYGDGLAQLPGDESLSDSRRAVSAFARAKASVAEEEAVAFTALTAGQLDSEQFSSFVATLTSQQEALVAFSLAADPVQRALVDSTVSGDAVGLADRVATDITRSVGQRPLVTAQDATAAIGAVNDLMRWAEIQLQDRLFQQADQARADVIRQAVIESVLVLLTLIIAVSLAVVLARSLNHSLRRLREGALSVANHDLPDAVQRLQNMGSVGDGGVDEIVRQVRDPIQLNSRDEVGQVALAFNVVHREAVRVAAEQAALRTSVSAMFLNLARRSQTLVDRMIGELDAIERGEEDPKRLAQLFELDHLATRMRRNDENLLVLAGADSAVPRRDDALVVDVLRAAQSEVELYNRIEFGTVDTDISVAANAVNDVVRLVAELLDNATRFSPPNTTVVADGRRIRDYVLIQIEDRGLGLTDEQLDSLNRRLAAPPSVDVAAFRLMGLAVVSRLAARYGIRVELRRNVEGGTVAQVTLPAATVVLPTNRGREQVLSRPRQPMAVEQTPLTPVGHTEQLAGAATSAATLPDQWRTNAPAPAQWQSPLDSRDTTPAVQAGGYTGTRSTAPAAPAPVAPLPPARPAYSNGGGASMGSPTVAYPTIDSLPRRGSTADAADGRSAQGLPVGPVAGPGAVAPPAAPSVPAAPVSSRPEFPAEAPIFREMEAVWFRSHGDDATAIFTRPKFDEPPAPAAAPADAGLRTGNGRQPSAASVPAAAPARPPLPTRTPGNSNTDGSTAPATGGRGSATTGGLGTPPSYSPPPAARTAPAAPTAPAAPTAPAADPHAWRTAADEGWSRASQAAEPAPAGTTRSGLPKRVPQQQLVPGGIEPKSGRDRSRRTPDEVRGLLSAYHRGVQRGRTAGTDLNSTSTKESR; encoded by the coding sequence GTGAGCACCGGACCGACGACCCTGCCCGCGCTCGGTGACAGCGGTCGGCCTACGCGCCGACGGTTGCCGCGCCTGCGGGACGCCCGGATCCGGTCCAAGCTGGCGTTGATTCTTGTCGTCCCGGTGGCGGCGGTGATCGCGCTGGCCACGGTCCGCCTGATCTCCGTTGGCGAGGGCGCCTTCGACGCCACCCAGGCCCGGTCCCTGACGGCCCTCTCCATCGACGTCAGCGCTCTCACGCAGGACCTCCAGGCCGAACGGATGGCCGCAGCCGCCTACCTGGCCACTCCGCAGCAGCCGGCCGACGCGTACAACCTGCGGGTCCGTGAGACCCAGCGGCAGGTGGACGAGTACCGCGCCGAGCGAGGCCGGGTCGGCGAGGTGCCGACGGCCCTGCGGGACCGCCTGGCCGCCATCGACAGTCATCTGTCCACTCTGGATGGCACTCGCCAGGAGGTGCTGGACCGCCGGCAGATGGCGGTGGCCGAGGCGGTGCTCCGCTACGGGGTCATCCTCACCGACCTGGTTGCCTACGGCGACGGCCTGGCCCAGTTGCCCGGCGACGAGAGCCTGTCGGACAGCCGCCGCGCGGTCTCCGCCTTCGCCCGCGCCAAGGCTTCGGTCGCCGAGGAGGAGGCGGTCGCCTTCACCGCGCTGACGGCGGGCCAGCTCGACTCGGAGCAGTTCTCCTCGTTCGTGGCCACCCTGACCAGCCAGCAGGAGGCCCTGGTCGCCTTCTCCCTGGCCGCCGACCCGGTGCAGCGAGCACTTGTCGACAGCACCGTCTCCGGTGACGCGGTCGGCCTGGCCGACCGGGTGGCCACCGACATCACCCGCTCGGTCGGGCAGCGCCCGCTGGTCACCGCGCAGGACGCCACCGCCGCCATCGGCGCCGTGAACGACCTGATGCGCTGGGCCGAGATCCAACTGCAGGACCGCCTGTTCCAGCAGGCCGATCAGGCACGCGCGGACGTCATCCGGCAGGCCGTGATCGAGTCGGTCCTGGTGCTGCTGACGCTGATCATCGCCGTGTCGCTGGCCGTGGTGCTGGCCCGTTCGCTCAACCACTCGTTGCGCCGGCTGCGTGAGGGTGCGCTCTCGGTGGCCAACCACGACCTGCCCGACGCGGTGCAGCGGCTGCAGAACATGGGCAGCGTCGGCGACGGCGGAGTGGACGAGATCGTCCGCCAGGTCCGGGACCCGATCCAGCTGAACAGCCGCGACGAGGTCGGTCAGGTGGCGTTGGCCTTCAACGTCGTCCACCGGGAGGCGGTACGGGTCGCAGCCGAGCAGGCCGCGTTGCGTACCAGCGTCTCGGCGATGTTCCTCAACCTGGCACGTCGTAGTCAGACCCTGGTCGACCGGATGATCGGCGAACTGGACGCGATCGAGCGTGGCGAGGAGGACCCGAAGCGGCTCGCGCAGCTCTTCGAGCTTGACCACCTGGCCACTCGAATGCGCCGCAACGACGAGAACCTGCTGGTCCTGGCCGGCGCCGACTCGGCCGTGCCGCGCCGCGACGACGCGCTGGTGGTCGACGTGCTGCGCGCCGCCCAGTCCGAGGTCGAGCTGTACAACCGCATCGAGTTCGGGACGGTGGACACCGACATCTCGGTGGCCGCGAACGCGGTCAACGACGTGGTACGCCTCGTCGCCGAGCTGCTCGACAACGCGACCCGGTTCTCACCGCCGAACACCACTGTGGTCGCCGACGGTCGTCGGATCCGTGACTACGTCCTGATCCAGATCGAGGACCGCGGGCTCGGCCTCACCGACGAGCAGCTCGACTCGCTCAACCGCCGGTTGGCCGCTCCGCCGAGCGTCGATGTCGCCGCGTTCCGGCTGATGGGTCTGGCCGTGGTGAGTCGGCTCGCCGCCCGCTACGGCATCCGGGTCGAGCTGCGCCGCAACGTCGAGGGCGGCACCGTCGCCCAGGTGACGTTGCCGGCCGCCACCGTGGTGCTGCCCACCAACCGGGGCCGCGAGCAGGTGCTCAGCCGGCCACGTCAGCCGATGGCCGTGGAGCAGACTCCGCTCACTCCGGTCGGTCACACCGAGCAGCTCGCCGGTGCCGCGACGTCGGCGGCCACGCTGCCCGACCAGTGGCGGACCAACGCGCCGGCTCCCGCCCAGTGGCAGTCCCCGCTGGACTCCCGGGACACCACCCCGGCCGTCCAGGCGGGTGGCTACACGGGCACGCGTTCGACGGCGCCGGCCGCCCCGGCTCCCGTCGCCCCACTCCCGCCGGCACGGCCCGCGTACAGCAACGGCGGGGGCGCCTCGATGGGCAGCCCGACCGTGGCCTACCCGACCATCGATTCGCTGCCCCGGCGTGGTTCGACCGCGGATGCCGCGGACGGGCGCAGCGCCCAGGGTCTGCCGGTCGGGCCGGTCGCCGGCCCCGGAGCGGTGGCACCGCCCGCCGCGCCGTCGGTGCCCGCCGCTCCGGTCAGCTCCCGGCCCGAATTCCCCGCCGAGGCACCGATCTTCCGGGAGATGGAGGCGGTCTGGTTCCGGTCGCACGGCGACGACGCCACCGCGATCTTCACCCGGCCCAAGTTCGACGAGCCGCCAGCGCCCGCCGCAGCTCCGGCCGATGCCGGGCTGCGCACGGGCAACGGCCGTCAGCCGAGTGCCGCGTCCGTGCCGGCCGCCGCGCCGGCCCGACCGCCACTGCCGACCCGCACCCCGGGTAACTCCAACACCGACGGCAGCACCGCGCCGGCCACCGGGGGGCGCGGCAGCGCGACCACCGGCGGGCTCGGCACGCCGCCGTCGTACTCCCCACCGCCTGCCGCCCGGACGGCGCCGGCTGCCCCCACGGCACCGGCGGCTCCCACCGCCCCCGCCGCGGACCCGCACGCCTGGCGGACGGCGGCGGACGAGGGCTGGTCGCGGGCCAGCCAGGCCGCCGAGCCGGCTCCCGCCGGGACCACCCGCTCCGGGCTGCCCAAGCGGGTGCCGCAGCAGCAGCTCGTACCGGGCGGCATCGAACCGAAGAGCGGCCGGGACCGCAGCCGGCGGACCCCCGATGAAGTACGCGGTCTGTTGTCGGCCTACCACCGCGGTGTGCAGCGCGGTCGGACGGCCGGAACGGACCTGAACAGCACCTCGACCAAGGAGAGCCGATGA
- the nirD gene encoding nitrite reductase small subunit NirD, giving the protein MTQTITLSWTTICPLDRLEPDRGVAALVDGAQVALFRTPDGLFAIDNRDPVSGAYVLSRGIVGSRGGVPTVASPLHKQVYDLRSGHCLDLPGVAVARHDARCRDGLVEVRLRQEG; this is encoded by the coding sequence ATGACTCAGACCATCACGCTGAGCTGGACCACCATCTGCCCGCTCGACCGCCTCGAACCGGACCGGGGCGTCGCCGCCCTGGTCGACGGGGCACAGGTCGCCCTCTTCCGCACCCCGGACGGGCTGTTCGCGATCGACAACCGCGACCCGGTCTCCGGGGCGTACGTGCTGTCGCGGGGCATCGTCGGCAGCCGTGGCGGAGTGCCGACGGTCGCCTCACCGCTGCACAAGCAGGTGTACGACCTGCGCAGCGGGCACTGCCTCGATCTGCCCGGGGTGGCCGTGGCCCGGCACGACGCGCGTTGCCGCGACGGGCTGGTCGAGGTGCGGTTACGACAGGAGGGCTGA